In the genome of Passer domesticus isolate bPasDom1 chromosome 2, bPasDom1.hap1, whole genome shotgun sequence, the window ATTATACATCGTGCTCTGTAGAAATGTTAACGCTTCTTACGGTAAGGATTGACCTTCAAAAGCGGAGGATGAAAGGCGCCTTTATCATGTAAGAAGCCGTTTCACCACTGGAGGGAACTATTGGACTTCAGTGCCAGTGCGGGGAAGCAGTAGCTGCGTTTCAAATGCCGGTGCTTGTTCCACCTCAGAAAGTCAGCGCAACCTTGATGAAATCACTGCAAGTCATAGATGGCGTTAATTAATACAACGTGCAGATGACAGAAAAACATCGAAGCTTTTATGACAATAAGTGACAGTCAATAATTGTTGAATATATGGTATATAGTGCTTATAATAAAATGAGAGATTAAGAAGCTTGCTGCTCTTGAAAAGATTTAGAGACAATTTTACTGAATTCTGTACAAACATTGAACTATTTTAAATTAGAAAGTTCATGGAAAAGGTAGAAAGAACTCGTGCGATTTCCTAACAGGAGAAATCCCTGTTCAACACAAATCATTGTCATTTGCTCGTTATTGTAGCAACCATTTTCAACAAGATTTATATTTAGTGACATGGTGAAGCTGTCTCTTCTGTTTGCTTTCACAGAAacatagaatggtttggcttaTAAGGGATTTTTAAAGGCCATTCTAGTCCGAAACCCCTggaatgagcagggacatcttcaagtAGATCAGCTTGCTCTAAGCCCagtccaacctgaccttgaaagatttcagggatggggcatccaccaccTCTACAGGCAACCTGTGCAAGTGCCTCACCACTCTTTAAAGGCAGTTCCTCAAAAAGCCACAGCCTCCACATGACCCAGAGTTACATGCTACAGCTGCATTTTAACAAAGTGTCTAATAATTACTTTGGTAATAATATATTTATGCATTTCAGAAAATCAGCTAAGAGTTctaaaatttggggtttttccccacCCTCAGCAGCACGATGTACCATCAATGCATGATGTGGCCATGATTCTTCTCTGAAGCATCATGTAAGAACTATGGTAGAATATCGTGCACCACTTCCTGTCACACTCATGAACACAGCTCTGCAAGTGACTCTCCTGAGGGACAAAGCACGCTGTTAGAGAGGCAAAGCAGCACTGCACTGGTGTCTACCCCCAACCCTCTTCCCCTCCTCTGTTGTTCTGTTGTtctgtttttatgttgtttatCTGGTGCAGCCTTGATAAGAGCAGTGACTTTAGCAGGAATGTCTGCATTATCTGACACATTTCCTCTGCTTCCAGCACCTGAGGTTGCTGAGTCACACAAAAGGGTTTCCTGTGGAGCACTGGCTTACAGCATGGGGAAATACCTCCCTTTATCATACAGCAGTACATTTGCTGCAAGTCATGAGTGATTCAACAGCTGTATATTTTCCCTGCCAAGTGTGGAATTCCCCCAGTACTCTCCTATTCATTGACACCATATTGTTGGAATAAATTCAGTTTCCTGTGCTTTAAAGTTTTCCTAGGTGGTGGGTAGGACTCATTGGTTGGTGAGTTTTCCCACGTTTAGATATTTACATGCCCACTTCTCATTGCTGTTCGCTGTTCAGAGTGGGCAGTGACTCCTCTTGCCATTTTCTACGGAGCACTGAAGCCTGAAATTCTTCCCGTAGCCCTGCACCCattctccaaaattactgatatGGGTTTGACAGCACAGTTTGGAGCTGGAAGAGCTTCATGTACTAAGAATACAAAGTTCATTCACTAAGTTATTTCCCAAAAATAATAAACCATTTTCCTATTGTCTGTGCTTGCTTGCTAAGGGGGTGAAAAATGCCCTGAAATCAAACTGCTACTGTTCAATGTTGTACCAAGAAAAATAAGCCTCAGGACATTGCCAGGATTTGTTGAAACTAGACATTGTTATAAAAAGCTAcacaatttcttttttgtttgttgtgcaGAATGCTGATAGTTTAGGGAAGGCAATAATTTATATTTCCTTGTTTCAGctgactttttttctccagaTGAGGTTTTCTCCCAATTAACTGTAATTCCCTAGTAAAATGTTTATACCTTccttatatttattttctgaatgttAAATTTGAGATGCTGCACCTGGGAAAATATGTAAGTACTTTGCTATATAAAGGTCTGTTTAATTCAAGTGCATAAAATGTGTTTGATCCTCTAAAATGTGGTGTGTAGCACTGAATACAGATTTCAGGTGTAGTCACTGGCTAAAGTAGAAGTCTGTTGGAAACTGAGGACAAAGcttccaaaattaaaaattaatcaacTCATGTTTTAAGGCAGTAAAACACACAAATCATGTGTCTATGTGGGATGAGAGATAATAATTGTGGCATTTGACTAGGACAGAGAGGTGGGATGACAACAGCAATCAGTGCATGCATAGTTTAATAAAACTTGTTTTTTCAATATACATATTTAGATGGACTAAGTTGTGCCTCAAATACTCTAGTAACTACTGGGGATTCCCTGGTATTAGCAGAACTCTGTACCAAAAAATCCTTGGCTACTTGTGATTCCTTCCAATTCACATCCTGGTTCTACCAAGAAACTCATCTGTGTGAGCCAGAAAGGAACTGTTGCATGGTTTAGCCGTGCCCCTGTATGAATGGAGTGAGCTTTGGAAATTAAAGTACACCTCAGTTTCTCAGCCTTATTGCCACAAAATGTAGCTACTGTTTAAGTTTGTATACTGAAAAAGCAAGTTTTACACTGAAGAAAAGCTACGTTTGGTAGCTGAGATCCTAAGAAAGGGTCAAGGGTCCCAGCAGGAAAAACACataggctctcaggcaaagagcAAGAAGGACTGTAAGACAACTTAGACCTTGGATGATAGGAAGGTGTTTGTACAGAAGGGAACATTTCCTCCACATGTAGCTGTAAATGAGTACTATACACAGCCCTTGTATATATTATACAAAGTACTATACACAGCCCCCTGTTAAGTTATATTAAACAATTTCAAAACATATACAAAGAACCACAGAAGTAATTTGAGATACCGGAAATTACTTAGATTTATGAAAAAGGAACAAGGAAGATGTAAGTCCAAGGTATTTATTTGAGATGAGTGAGTCATTCTGTACATGTGTTGATAATGCAGAAAACATCCTAATTCCCAGGGAAGTCATAATGAACATCTTCATTggtcagaaagaaaaacaaaggcgTGATATCGTTGTTACATTAGAAGATTTGGATTGTTTGCTGTAGTTGTTTTCACCTGGTAATAAACTCAAGGCTAAACTGTGACATTAGACCACGGTAATAGATGTCAAAGTGAACTTAATTGAAGTAAGATACAAAGCATATTTTGATGCTTTAATTGTTCTGGAGCAGAACTAATgagaaactaaaaataaaaacaagagaGTATCAGTGGTAAAAGGCATACTTAAGGGTACATGATCTTAAGACCCCAAAAATGTTGGATGTAGTACCACTTTGGGGGGGATACATTAAGCTAAAGCTATTGGTCAGATCTGATAATCAGTAGCTTTAGAAGGCTTGAACTATTTAATACATCAAGAAAACAGCACATTAGTATTTTTACTTATGTCATTGTACTTGACATGAAGTACATTCATTTCACTTGAAGGATGAATAAACTGAAACTatgcaaaataaaagaagaGCAGTTAATTGCTGAAACTAACAATAACACAGTAAATTCTCCAGCTTTTCAGATCTGGACTCTTCCTAGAAGACGCACATGCATAAAATGGATGCTATTTTGCTCTGTGTAGGGATAAACAATTGTAATGTTACAGCTTTGCACTACATACTCAATAAGACTCAATATTCAGGACATACTGTTACTATAGATTTGGTTATTAAGGTTTTTATTTCTACTTTATTGCTGTAATGAAAGCAGCCTGGTTCATATtattgcaaaggaaaaagaCTGAGCAAAGAAGCCTTGAGAGACTAACAGTGTTGAGAGAGAGCCTTAATGAATCAGGATATTGCTTAAAATAACTTTATATTAAGTGAAATAACATATTAAGGGAAATGTAAATATACATGAATATATGAATGTAATAATGACACTACATTTTAAGCCTTGCTTTCCTAAGATAACAATATATAAGCAGTTTAACATTTTTCACAGTAAATAGTCAAGTCTTCATTTTATATTCATGAGTAAAGGTAAATCTAAATTATTCAAGACAACACCTTAAATAAAAAGCTACTTTCATAGAACAGATAAACATTACAAGTTATGTTCAAGCAGAACGACTGCCTTAAGTGTAAGAGTAGGGAAAGTACTGTAAATTCTTCAAATCCCaagcaatataaaaataaaaagaaaggaaaatggctACTGTTCACTACTGTTTTAACAAGAATTTTTAATACATTGTCATTTATGTTGAGTCATCTTAGATCATTAAGCACTTAGATGGCTGATATTAGTTAAAATCCTCTAGTCAAAAAATTCCTCTATCATCAATCTATAATGCATTCCTGTTTCTTGAGGATGAGTTGTTCCATTTTACAAGCTGTCCAGACGTGGTACCTGCTCACTCCTCTTTGCTAACATCTATTAGACCAGTTGAAGTCAGATTAATTGAAGTCCAGTTCAGAGTGTACTTGTTCCAAAGCCTTTTACAACTGGACAGCCTTTGGCCAGCATGCCAAAACATCCTGGCAGACTGCAGCATCTTCTGTATGAGTTTCCCACAGAGCAAAATACGGGCCATCAAAGCTTTCAGAGTTCCCTGGCAAGTTGCAATAAGAAGGGATATAGATAAAAGGTAAAAAATCTTTGGTGTTTCAGGAGTACAAATATATACCAATATTAATTTCTCTGTAGGAAAAGCAGTGCATATCCCAACCTTTGGAGACCAAATGAAATATAAAGGAACTTCTCAAATCTTGTTTGGTTGActtttaaataactttttagATAAAATTGACACATATTTTGAAAACACCTGGAAGTGACAGTAACTTTCTTCCTGAACAGGTAAGTTATTCCTGAACAGCTAACTCATTATTGTGGCTATTAGTTTAGGCCACaaaatgaaagagagaaaaactttaaaaagaaagaaatcactGAGGCCTAGCCCAGTTATCAGGCTATTTAAAATTCCTAgcatttccagaaaaaaaaaaagccctgcctGGAAAAGATTACGCACATTCTATTCTTTGTAAAGTTTGTTACATGATGTTTTGTAACTCTGCTACTTCAAGACACTTTCTTAGCTCTGCGGCCTTCTTTTCCAACTGCTGAATGTTCCAGTGCCATTGTCTTTTATTTGAATGGACTTTGTTCAGTTGGCAATGCAAACGTTTTAATATAGCATCATATCTCTTATTCtgtacctaaaaaaaaaaaaaccaaaaaaaaacaaacttcaaAATTTCGTTCCAGTAAAACTATTTACAGAAGTCAGTTCAGCTCAGGAATGAGTCTggacagacacatcctttttggagtaTACAGTTGTACTAACTACAGTCTTGGATTGCACACAAACCGCTACTAccagaaatcccaaaacctaCCAACCAAGAGAAACACCACAAACAACACACAGCAAATCTTACTACCAAGAAAACCTGTAACCCTGCCTGCTTGTCCTGCCTGGATGAAGTGCCTCACAAACTGCCGTGCCACACCTCTGTTTGCCGCTCACGCTAGAGGCCCCTTTTAATTCAGCAAAGGTCCTGAGTGGCCCTCAAGCATTCATCTGACTTATTTCAGATATCTGGTTTAGGACATGAATCATGCCTCACTTTCCCattaaggaaagaaaagctcTGTCCTACTAAGACCCTAAGTGTGGAGGTCAGTGTGGATACCTGCTCTGTAGATGTTTAAAATTTAACAAGTAAACACCACCCAAGGACAGCATGTGACATCTCTGGCAAGGCTCTGCATGTAGAAGATTTGAGGCTCCAAAATGAGAAgtgagaaagaagaaattttcaTTCTTTGACAAGCATGTTTGGGCATAAATGGGAATACAAATGAGGTAACCTTGCTGACTGTAGTAGCACCTTTGTAGCTGCACTGTATTTAAAATGGCACATTTTTCTTAGGCAATACTGCGGCAATGCAGGACTGTCAGTTCCGCCCTCATTGCTGCTTTATGTGGAGAAGTAAATTTGCATTCCAAAGTGTTAAAAGAATGAAACGCTCACTgcaataaaaaaggaaataatgggCATTCCCTTAATGAAATCTGGGCTTACTTACCCTAGTTTAAATGGCATATGAGTGGTAGTGTATAATTATTCTTGTGTCTGCATATTGAAGCTTTATTGCACTGTATTTCATGTGCACACAATGATGTACAGCTGCATCAGAACCCACAGCACTGTCGGTGACTTCCTGCAAGTCTCACTGCCTAAATTTCACAAATAACTAGGAAATTGCCACACTGGTGTTCTATAAATTACTGCCTTATTTTATTGGCAATGGCTTATTACCTCATGTTACCTCATTGCCTTCATGTTACCTCACTCTCCACTATAATTGTTTACAACTTTTTGAGAGATGCTGTCACATTCACTCATCTGAACGAGTGCTTGGGGCATGTGCATCACTAGGACTACATTGTACGACACAAACATCTATGATCAATATTATCTGCTTTTTTTAGAAATGCATCTCTAGATCATTATTGGGAACAGTCTGGCACATCTGCTGAGGGAGGGAGCACTAATATGATTACTGgagacagggaggggacaacaTTGTGCTTTTTATTGGATCTTTTGTACATGAAAGTCAAACACTAGAAAAAAATTGTCTGGGCACTCAGGGTATCTCCACCACCAGGGTCATTTAAGGACAGGATAGGCAAGCATCTGTCAAGAGTAATACAGTCACACACTGACATTGGGGAAAGAGGGCAGCAGGGAAATAGACAGTCTTTtgggttgaggttttttttaattacttttacaTAACAATGAATTTTCTATTATTTGTGGATATGTTGAATTATCCTTATGACTGAAGCCTCGACCCTACACAGATACCCACCCTGATTGATTGCTGACAACCCTGTCCAAGGCTGGGAACAGGATCTGCTTTTCAAGAAATGGGCAATGGGGCTGGTGCTCAGGAAAGAGAGCAAGAGAAGATCCACAGGCTGCTTTAAGAGTCACAGAATATattgagttgaaagggacccatcaggaccatcaagtccagctcctggccctgcataGGACATTCCCAAGTGTCACACCATGTGCccgagagcattgtccaaatgcttcctgAACTGTgaaggcttggtgctgtgaccacttccctagGGAGGCTGTTGCAGTGCCCAACCactctctgggtgaagaaccttttcctaatgtccaacctgaacttcctctgacacaacttcaggccagtCCCTCGGATACTGTCACGggtcaccacagagcagagatcagtgcctgtccctcctcctcccctcacaAGCAAGCTCTAACTGCAATGAGGTCCCtgctcagtctcctcttctccaggctgaacagacaaAATAACCTCAGATGCTCCTCATATGGCTTCCCCTCAAAGCCCATCTTAGCTGCCCTCCTTTGCTCCAAACAATTACATCAGGTGCCAGCAGTCTGTAGCTGAATTCCACCACTGCACCTAAATAAAACCTCTTCCATGTGCCTAGTATCTCACTTGATTCCTGTGTTGACTTGTATTCTTTCCCAAGTTGTGCTGAGGACTGCTGGGTATAAATGTCTCTGTCTATCCACTGTCAGTTCTTGTATTAAAAATTGGACTGTTTTCAGGAGAGTTCTTAATAGAAAATAATACCCTGAGAGGCTTTGGGTTTGAACCTACTTCCTTCTGAGACAGAAAGAACATGTAATCCAAACAAGTGAAGAACAAAAGTGAAGGTTAATCTTCCCTCTTAATTAAACAGATTTTGATAACAGAATGTTATTTTTAGGCTACCTAATTTAACTTTGGATTTAGAGAATTTTCTTAAGAGGATGTTGCCTTGGTAATAAAAAATTTTCTCAGATGCTGACTAGCAGATCTATTCTAAAGCAGCTGTGTTTTACTTTTCAGGTTAAAAATTCTCTCTGTTAACtgtcacataaaaaaaaaaaaaaagattctttctTCCTCCTACATTTTACAAAGGGCAATAGACCTAACCTTAAATCAGTTAATCTTTATATTATTAAGCTTTGTTCATTAAATTTTGTGGCATTTATTTGAACTGACAAGATAAATGGTATGAAACttccaaattaaaaattatctaATCATACAGGGTATTTTAGTGAGGAACGAAACGAAAAATATAGTTCAATTATTTAAAAGAGAAGGTTTTAGCTATTGATCAGAATTTTATCTTGTCAGCTAATTAGGAGCTGCTGTGTTATTCCTAATTTAATGTCAGCTTAAATTAGGGAGATTCATGGGAAGTCCAATTTCCTGGTGCATTTGATTCTTCCACTGATGAGTTATCAAGTCATGAATAATCATGTCAGCAGTGAAATGTAAAGTATTTCAGAAACattacagaaattttaaaatgtgcatttgCTTTACTACCATTCAGTGACCTCTTCTTTTTCCAGGAATCATTCCAAAAGTTGACATATGAAGTCCTGCTCAAaagacttcagaaaaaaaatgttcttcacAATTAAGCTCTGAATTTTAGAAAGAATATCAGTACCCAGAATTTAAGACAGCATCATTACTGCATATACTTGAACAATGTATAACCAGCAATGCTGTACAAAGTACTGCAAACTTCATTTGCATTATCTACATTCCATCAGGAGAACTGCAATTAAATTTTATTCCAATGACTCACCTCAATTTCCTTTCTAAGCTTAgcatgcttttttttctcttcttccagcAGATCTCTTCTTTTATTGATTAAATCTTTCAATGTTGTGACTTCGCTTTTTAAAAGTGTGATTTCTTCCTGCAGATGTAAGTCAAGATACAGAAATCTACTCCTTGAAAGGTTGCAGGGTTCATCTAATATACTCATTAAACTTGTCTCATCTAAACAGTCTCAATTAATAGAGATGAGATAAAGGTCTATAATAAACAATTTCACAATAAAcctattaatattaattaaagtTATAATCATATAGGATGggtaattaaaaattaactatTAAATATTTTACCACATGGTTTTACACCTACAAGAATATATACTCTTGATCTGAAATATAAGAAATACAACAGTACAGGACTTTGACCTCAATTTGGTGGTCTTCATTTAAAGTGTCATTAAATGCAAAATGGAAGAATATTTAATGCAAtattttagatatattttttctttcttatagGAAAATACGATATTAATTAGTCTTTATTTATCAGTATTGAAAGATCTGTTGTATAAACAAATTTTCATCAATTTACATTAAAAGAGTACCATAAAATTTTCAATAATGCAAGTTACATCAAAGTTGAAATCTGCAATCCCATTTCAACTTCATGCTTGTGTTTGTCCATATATTGGCAAAATTCCATGGTGAAAAATACCTATGTAGCTGCTATTAGTAAAAAATGCAATTGGGTCAAGTAAAACCAACAGAGTTAGATTAGAATACCAAacatgttttttctctcttcttatTTCTATGACCATCTCATAAAATCTACCTCCTGCTGGCAAACAGctcaaatttattttgttgACAAAGTTTAAAGAATATTGTGTTCTTACCTGAAACATGTAACAATATGGCAAACTTCCACAGAATTCTGAAAAGTGTCCATGTAAGTTTATCCAATTATAAAGCTTAATTTACAGTCCTGTAATATTTGCATATTTGAGTTCATTTGAACACACAGTATAAACATTTTTTATAACCATACTGACATTTTTAACTGCAGATTGAAGTAAAAATTTTTCCAATTAATGCAGCATTATAAATTACCTATATTCACTTGCAGTCAGTCCCTCATGAACCAGAAACCTATCAGACAAAATAATCATATTATATGAACGAtatcaaaattatttcacatAGAAAGAATCAAAAAGGAAATATCGTACCTGCAATTGTTTTATAACAGATCCTTCTGGATTCTGCAGATCACATATTAGCTCCTCTTTCTTTGCCTTTAGTTCTTCCACAACCACTTTCTTTTCAGCAAGTTCAATCATAATTGGCAATTTACTTTCCATCTCCCAAAAGAGATGTTTATgatcctttattttttcccgATATTCATTATTTCTTGCAAGTATCATCTCAAACTCCTCTTGTATTGTTTCTGCATCACACCtcaatttaaaattttcagaatACAGGGCTCTGACTTGGGCCTCCAGATTTTCACAGTGATATTTTGTCACTTCTATGGCATCATCTTGCAGATGTATTTCCCTTTCTGTTGTCTTTGTTTCTAACTGAACAGaattcatttctttttctagcTCCTGGCACTTTGcctgtaaaatatttcagtgttcatttaagaattatttttggAGGAAGATATGAAGTGCCTAGTTAAACACTGTTTAAAAAACCTGTTAAATTTTCACTTGTTTGATGTGGTTTGAAAGGAAGATAATTAGACTTGTGTTTCTTAACATCATCATCTTAGAGGCACAATGTAAGAATACTTAGCCTTCTCCCCTTAAATTGAGATTGAgtctaaaatattaaataacacacacacacacacacacacacacacatatatatatatatatatatataacgtTTGAGCTGGTGAAGTCCTAATCAGACAAAAAATAACTTACGATGCCAAAAATCCCTTGAAAACCTACACAGACACATAGAGGGGTGTGTAGCCGAGAGCTGAATTAATCACAGCTATTTTCAACCCCGTAAGAAATATAGATCTAGTCCTAAAAAAGCCTCTACTTCATCTCACTGacaagaagtgaacaaaacCAGGAAGCAGTACTTCAAACCATCAtaagaaatcacagaatcatcaaggttggaaaggacctgtCACTACCTAGGGCTTTAAAGTTCTCTGAGTCTGTTTTAAAACAGATAGATGTTTTTAAATAGTAAGATCACAAATTATTGTTGCATCATCATCAGACTATATTTTGGGATACAGGACATAGCTTCTTGTAAAGTGTGGCCAGCCCACTGACattcctaaaaataaaagatttcACTGATACTTCAGAAATGTTACTTTTGTGCAAAATTTCAAGTATCAGTTGTTTCACTTGTAGAGCTATGCACAGATATTATAATTGGAATGCTACTATTTCCATTTGTGTTCTTCCATCCTTAAAAATGTCCACTGGAATTGTCTTTTCTCAGACTTAAATGTAATTTGTCAACAGAAACTTGATCTTGAAGGTTAAACAATAATTGAAAGCTtaataaaagacaaaagaaatgATCACACAGTCTTCATAAAAACTACACATATCCAGTGTTCTACAAAATAGTACTgaataataatattatttaataaCTACTTAGGATACTCACTTCAAATACAAGGCGGGGGAACTATTTTGTGTCAAAAAAGGTGCTAAAAAAATTATACGGTGTggtgaaaatctgaaaaaaaaaaaggtaaaatcctTCTCCTATAATTTTTTAGGaaattacaattaaaaaaaaaaaaaaaaaaaagttctaacTTTGCATTTAGTTGTTGGGGGTTCACTTTGTGGGCTAAGCCCAgtatttttgatttgttttttccaAGCAACAAACTGTTTCACCTGCTGTAATGAAGACTTAGCTGTGTTGTGGCCTTACAAACACACACCCACAGTTTTGGCTGAGCCTAAATGCCACATACAGGAACAGAACAGCCATCTAACATTTGAATGCACTCGCACATTAAGTACCACCAGCTTCTCTTGTTCAAGGAAATGCTTTTTCATcgaatgaaaaataatttatttaactACTCCAAACAAGGTTTATTACCTGCAACTGGAAAAgaactgctttgctcttttcTATGTCTGAggcctgtgcctgctgctgctctgctacTCTTTTTACAACTTCAGCTAGTGATGGGGAATTTTCCTTGGCCATTtcaggcagaagtgaagaacTGGAGGGATAGAAAAAGAAGTGAACTGTTTTATCTTCTTTCTATTCAGTTCTTGCAGACAAAACAATATTGAGGGCTGTCCCGTGGGATCACAGGTCGATAGATTAATTCCATATGGTTCATTTTTAATTAGCAAGAACAGGTTACTCAGAGCTAATCACTGAGAATTAGAACACTTTCTTGCAGAATCTCGTAAAATAAACCTGCGATGTGATACTGCGATGTTCTTCCGGCTTCTCTACAGAGCAGATCGCCAGTTTGTAAGCAGAGCTGTACTTTTTTTAAGATACTCTACGATTATATTAAATGCCCGAGGCCGGGCTCTCGCGTTCCGGCCGAGTACCGGCGCTGCTGCGGCCGCCCCACGGCACCTGCAGCgctccccgcgccgccgcccctcaGGCCGCCGGTGCCCGCCACCGCCCGGGGCCTGCGGGGGCACGGGGAGCCGGGAGAGGGGCTGATCCCGCCGGGAGCAGGACCCAGCCCTCCGGGAGTCGGAGAGAACACGGCGGGAGGGATCCCTTAGGAGACGTGTGGCGGTCTCACCGCCCGTGGCGGTGGTGCCGCCCGGCTCGGCGGTGCCTGAGGCCGTCCCGCTCCGCGCCCTCTGCTCCCAAAGCTGCCCCGGTTTCCCCGTTCGCTGTGTTACACTGCACTTGCTGCCATCATTTGTTCTGCTGACAGCATCAGGTTTTCCCGAGCATCACTGGGTTACGAAGGACAAGAGATGTGGCCCAGTTTCTTCTGACCTATGCCGTGCCCTGCTCTGTAGCCACGGACTTGCCTCTGCCCCGCTTGTGCTCCTCTAGGGAATTCTAGGGAATTTTAACCCTAAATCGCACTATTTTTAtgatttgatttttaattttacctattttgtatttttatatttttataacatATTTaacttgaaattacaaatattGTATGTTATGTTAAGCAActtaattatatataatattaagCAACttgcatataaaaataaatataaaaatacttaTATATTTATAACAACTATTTTATAAACTAATAGCTCATCTCTGCATATGACCTATTTATTTAATCCAGTTTCTGAAGTGCCATAAGCTAAATATAATATTTCGTTCAGGAGATGTCAATTTGTCATTTTTCAATATTGTTTTGTATCCTGAATATTTTCTGACCTTTTCCTTCTCAGCATTCTGCACCAAAAATAACACCAATAATTAGTTTTACTTCCTTAGTCTggctgaaggaaagaaaatgatTGCATTGGTTTCTCTCCACCAAGCAGTTCCCCTGTTAATTTTTAATGACCTAGCTCAGTCATATTTGGCAGCCGGGTGGAAAGCCTCAGAGGTGACCGATTTTTGCTAACTTCAGGAAAAGAGATGTCTGGGTAAGGAAGGAAGGACAAGATTGCCTCATCAGTCCCCTTCAGGAGGGGGAGCCAGGATTCAGCTCTCATCCCTCTGTCCAGCATATGCTGAACAGAATAGCAGGAGGGGAAATAGTAGAGCACTCACTTTGTGT includes:
- the CCDC122 gene encoding coiled-coil domain-containing protein 122 isoform X1; this translates as MLSAEQMMAASAVSSLLPEMAKENSPSLAEVVKRVAEQQQAQASDIEKSKAVLFQLQAKCQELEKEMNSVQLETKTTEREIHLQDDAIEVTKYHCENLEAQVRALYSENFKLRCDAETIQEEFEMILARNNEYREKIKDHKHLFWEMESKLPIMIELAEKKVVVEELKAKKEELICDLQNPEGSVIKQLQEEITLLKSEVTTLKDLINKRRDLLEEEKKKHAKLRKEIEGTLKALMARILLCGKLIQKMLQSARMFWHAGQRLSSCKRLWNKYTLNWTSINLTSTGLIDVSKEE
- the CCDC122 gene encoding coiled-coil domain-containing protein 122 isoform X2; this translates as MLSAEQMMAASAVSSLLPEMAKENSPSLAEVVKRVAEQQQAQASDIEKSKAVLFQLQAKCQELEKEMNSVQLETKTTEREIHLQDDAIEVTKYHCENLEAQVRALYSENFKLRCDAETIQEEFEMILARNNEYREKIKDHKHLFWEMESKLPIMIELAEKKVVVEELKAKKEELICDLQNPEGSVIKQLQEEITLLKSEVTTLKDLINKRRDLLEEEKKKHAKLRKEIEVQNKRYDAILKRLHCQLNKVHSNKRQWHWNIQQLEKKAAELRKCLEVAELQNIM
- the CCDC122 gene encoding coiled-coil domain-containing protein 122 isoform X3 — its product is MAKENSPSLAEVVKRVAEQQQAQASDIEKSKAVLFQLQAKCQELEKEMNSVQLETKTTEREIHLQDDAIEVTKYHCENLEAQVRALYSENFKLRCDAETIQEEFEMILARNNEYREKIKDHKHLFWEMESKLPIMIELAEKKVVVEELKAKKEELICDLQNPEGSVIKQLQEEITLLKSEVTTLKDLINKRRDLLEEEKKKHAKLRKEIEGTLKALMARILLCGKLIQKMLQSARMFWHAGQRLSSCKRLWNKYTLNWTSINLTSTGLIDVSKEE